A genomic region of Papaver somniferum cultivar HN1 chromosome 7, ASM357369v1, whole genome shotgun sequence contains the following coding sequences:
- the LOC113295817 gene encoding protein PELPK1-like has product MTCLVLPNGGYVIYRVDHQHSVRTGSALYKEPEIPKTQLPKPEVPNAELPRQQLPKPELLKLALPKRELPKPEFPNLEVPKTEVPKSESPKNQAKPELPKLDAPALTKPELPKLEVPTLPKTVLPPLPKVPTDLPKPELPSLPKFEIPKLPELPSLPKPALPMLPHSTSP; this is encoded by the exons ATGACATGTTTGGTTCTGCCCAATGGTGGTTATGTTATCTATCGTGTTGATCATCAGCACTCTGTTAGGACCGGTTCAGCGCTATATAAAGAG CCCGAGATACCAAAAACGCAATTGCCGAAGCCTGAAGTTCCAAATGCTGAATTGCCAAGGCAGCAATTGCCCAAGCCTGAATTGCTAAAGCTAGCATTGCCCAAGAGAGAACTCCCTAAGCCAGAATTTCCCAATCTTGAAGTGCCAAAGACTGAAGTACCTAAATCTGAATCGCCAAAAAATCAAGCAAAACCTGAGTTGCCAAAGCTTGACGCTCCAGCGTTGACGAAGCCTGAGTTGCCAAAACTTGAGGTACCAACTTTACCAAAAACTGTATTACCACCTCTCCCCAAGGTCCCTACCGACCTACCCAAACCTGAACTGCCATCGTTGCCCAAATTCGAAATTCCAAAACTGCCAGAATTGCCTTCTCTACCAAAACCCGCACTTCCTATGCTTCCTCACTCAACCAGCCCTTGA